A part of Sulfurimonas sp. HSL-1716 genomic DNA contains:
- a CDS encoding outer membrane protein transport protein, producing the protein MKKIVLSSFAAVSVLMAGGYKIPESSLNAVALSSAYVANAHGADAAYYNPANMVFSDNKDGAIEVDATYIGLSKIDFKNSAGTVDISSKPESFAVPTFHYVSPAFDEARFGFSIVSPVGLSKRWSDTPASLTANEFTLKTVEFNPSLAYKLNDKLAVAFGLRAIYSSGVVKNAGYKMDGEGFDYGYNFALTLRPDKDTNIALTYRSQIDLHISGDTFMVAAGNNGGVKVSVPVPAVISIAASHTYDNDTTVEAVFEHNVWSAYEKLDFDFSDPTADALFGSARAKNWQDTDTFRLGLTHKYKKTTAMVGFAYDPSPVPNSTLGYELPDSTGKIFSLGGRYDISDTLNVGIAGLIDVKDDRKVHNTSIDGKFTSSRAYLVTAGVEYRF; encoded by the coding sequence ATGAAAAAGATCGTTTTATCGTCATTTGCCGCCGTTAGTGTTTTGATGGCAGGAGGATATAAGATACCCGAGAGCTCGCTCAATGCCGTTGCGCTTTCAAGTGCGTACGTGGCAAACGCTCATGGGGCCGACGCAGCTTACTATAATCCCGCAAACATGGTCTTTAGCGATAACAAAGACGGAGCCATAGAGGTAGATGCGACATATATCGGGCTTTCAAAGATCGATTTTAAAAACAGTGCCGGTACCGTGGACATCTCATCTAAACCCGAAAGCTTTGCGGTACCGACGTTTCATTATGTCTCGCCGGCGTTTGATGAAGCAAGATTCGGATTTTCTATAGTGAGTCCGGTGGGTCTTTCAAAAAGATGGAGCGATACTCCCGCATCATTGACCGCCAACGAGTTCACCCTAAAAACAGTAGAGTTCAATCCGAGCCTTGCGTACAAGCTCAATGACAAGCTTGCAGTGGCTTTTGGTCTTAGAGCGATCTACTCAAGCGGAGTCGTAAAAAATGCCGGGTATAAGATGGACGGCGAAGGATTTGATTACGGGTACAATTTCGCTCTCACGCTTAGACCGGACAAGGATACCAATATCGCACTAACGTACAGATCACAAATAGATCTGCATATAAGCGGAGACACGTTTATGGTAGCAGCGGGCAATAACGGCGGCGTAAAAGTCTCGGTGCCTGTTCCTGCCGTCATCAGTATCGCGGCGTCTCACACCTACGACAATGATACGACGGTCGAAGCGGTTTTTGAACATAACGTATGGTCGGCTTACGAGAAGCTGGATTTTGACTTTTCGGATCCGACGGCAGACGCTCTTTTTGGATCGGCGAGAGCAAAAAACTGGCAGGATACGGATACTTTTCGTCTTGGTTTGACGCATAAATATAAAAAGACGACCGCTATGGTCGGTTTTGCATATGATCCCTCACCGGTTCCAAACTCTACATTGGGATACGAACTTCCCGATTCCACGGGCAAGATCTTTTCACTCGGAGGGCGTTACGATATCAGCGATACGCTCAATGTCGGAATCGCGGGTCTGATCGATGTGAAAGACGACAGAAAGGTACATAATACTTCGATAGACGGTAAATTTACCTCTTCCCGTGCATATCTGGTAACAGCCGGAGTGGAGTATAGATTTTAA
- a CDS encoding pitrilysin family protein translates to MAATINYIEVKGVKIPLIFEEENRLPIVSMQLVFKDAGSVSDKEGLAKLSSKMMNEGTLSLGSNGFATALDEKAIQIGSSIGTETFVIEYSSLKEQFKEGMNLFSSLLKEPNITQKSLEKVKADMVGLLSAKENDYDYVASNALKKVLFEGTPLANPASGTIQSVKDTNLEEVENFLDKHIVLSNLIIVVGGDLTLEEAKQKAIELASNLQVGEAGEVKHYNVSSQEKDVVLKRETKQAYLYFGSPYDMKVGDNEYYKAHVATYILGTGGFGSRLMEEIRVKKGLAYSAYARVHVGKSGSYLTGYLQTKLESLDDAKATVKSVFENFVNGGVTEEELEQTKKFLLGSEPLRVETLSQRLSRTFMEFYKGQELGYSAKELELIKNLKLQDLNDFIKKHKEILSLSYAVVTK, encoded by the coding sequence ATGGCAGCAACTATAAACTACATAGAGGTCAAGGGAGTAAAGATCCCTTTGATATTTGAAGAGGAGAATCGTCTACCGATAGTGTCTATGCAGCTTGTCTTTAAGGATGCGGGCAGCGTCAGCGATAAAGAGGGGCTTGCGAAGCTGAGTTCGAAGATGATGAACGAGGGAACGCTTTCTCTTGGTAGCAACGGTTTTGCGACCGCACTTGATGAAAAAGCGATCCAGATCGGTTCGTCGATCGGAACGGAGACTTTCGTCATAGAATACAGTTCGCTCAAAGAGCAGTTTAAAGAGGGAATGAATCTGTTCTCATCTCTTTTAAAAGAGCCCAATATCACGCAAAAGAGTCTGGAAAAGGTAAAAGCCGATATGGTAGGTTTGCTCAGTGCAAAAGAGAACGATTATGATTATGTCGCGTCAAACGCTTTAAAAAAAGTGCTTTTCGAAGGAACTCCTCTTGCAAATCCCGCTTCGGGTACCATACAAAGCGTTAAAGACACGAACCTAGAAGAGGTAGAAAATTTTCTGGACAAACATATCGTTTTATCAAATCTCATCATCGTCGTTGGCGGAGACCTTACGCTTGAAGAAGCCAAACAAAAAGCAATCGAACTTGCTTCGAACCTGCAAGTGGGCGAAGCAGGCGAAGTCAAACACTATAATGTGAGTTCGCAGGAAAAAGATGTCGTACTCAAACGCGAGACCAAACAGGCGTATCTCTATTTCGGTTCGCCCTACGATATGAAAGTCGGAGACAACGAGTACTATAAAGCACATGTGGCTACTTACATCCTGGGAACAGGCGGTTTTGGAAGCAGGCTGATGGAAGAGATACGCGTTAAAAAAGGGCTTGCGTATTCGGCATATGCGCGTGTACATGTAGGCAAATCCGGTTCTTACCTCACGGGTTATCTGCAGACAAAACTCGAATCTCTAGACGATGCCAAAGCGACCGTAAAAAGCGTATTTGAAAACTTCGTCAACGGCGGTGTCACAGAAGAGGAGCTTGAGCAGACGAAAAAGTTTTTGCTTGGAAGCGAGCCGCTGAGAGTCGAGACGCTTTCACAACGTCTTTCCCGTACTTTTATGGAGTTTTATAAAGGTCAGGAACTCGGATATTCGGCTAAAGAGCTGGAGCTTATCAAGAATCTGAAACTCCAAGATCTCAACGATTTTATCAAAAAACATAAAGAGATACTTTCTCTCTCTTATGCGGTCGTAACAAAATAG
- a CDS encoding aldo/keto reductase yields the protein MNFRYIGKTGLRVSPVCMGTMTFGSQCDEKEAFKIMDKAYDAGVNFFDTAELYSIPPKKETVGLTEQIVAKWLKTKPRDSIILATKIAGAANGWFVPPVRHGLTAIDRFHIERAIEGSLKRLGTDYIDLYQMHWPDTIVPIEESLRAFDSLVKSGKVRYIGTSNDTAYGTSKALMTSKYEKLSRFESIQNNFSLLNRRFLDELALLAKNENISLLPYSPLAGGVLSGKYNQAKEGEGRFFDYMNSKNNRQRVMAQRFLNDKTLASTQRYLKIAHEAGLNPVTMAIAWSKQFDFVASTIIGATSAGQLDASLAAMDLELGADVLKACDEVHNDILYPMG from the coding sequence ATGAACTTTAGATACATTGGAAAAACAGGTCTCCGCGTCAGCCCTGTCTGCATGGGGACTATGACTTTCGGTTCGCAGTGCGATGAAAAAGAAGCCTTCAAGATAATGGATAAAGCCTACGATGCGGGCGTAAATTTTTTTGACACGGCCGAACTCTACTCTATTCCTCCCAAAAAAGAAACAGTCGGACTCACAGAACAGATCGTCGCAAAGTGGCTGAAAACAAAGCCTCGTGACAGTATTATTTTGGCTACAAAAATCGCAGGAGCTGCCAACGGATGGTTCGTTCCGCCTGTGCGACACGGGCTTACGGCAATAGACAGATTTCATATAGAACGGGCCATAGAGGGTTCGCTAAAGCGATTGGGAACGGATTATATTGATCTGTATCAGATGCACTGGCCCGATACGATAGTACCGATAGAGGAGTCTTTGCGTGCATTCGATTCGCTTGTGAAAAGCGGAAAAGTCCGATATATCGGCACCTCCAACGATACGGCATACGGTACCTCAAAAGCTTTGATGACCTCAAAATATGAGAAGCTTTCCCGTTTTGAATCGATACAAAACAACTTCTCGCTTTTAAACAGAAGATTTTTAGATGAACTCGCCCTGCTTGCAAAAAACGAAAATATTTCGCTTCTTCCGTATTCTCCTCTTGCCGGGGGTGTTTTAAGCGGTAAATACAATCAGGCAAAAGAGGGTGAAGGAAGATTTTTCGATTATATGAACTCTAAAAACAACCGTCAAAGAGTGATGGCGCAGAGATTCCTAAATGACAAAACGCTGGCCTCCACGCAAAGATATCTGAAGATCGCGCATGAAGCGGGATTGAACCCGGTGACGATGGCTATTGCGTGGTCGAAACAGTTCGATTTCGTTGCATCGACCATTATCGGTGCAACGTCTGCAGGGCAGCTCGACGCTTCGCTGGCGGCGATGGATTTAGAGCTTGGTGCCGACGTATTAAAAGCCTGCGACGAGGTACATAATGATATCCTTTATCCTATGGGATGA
- a CDS encoding methyl-accepting chemotaxis protein — MKNLSSLSKVHYANIAILVTVFCTTAITSLLYDFHFLTATFNALNIILALFIYQYLKKAERSIEESQNVVTNAVGGNFEYRETNIIEHGVLGQLSWDIDNFMDQFEVFMREVNTAIDYASKNKYFRRVNANGLNHSFKKTADKINKAIDAMELEYKTQKEKNFSTELGKTGKPLSVSFKIIQDQLTDGVEKLNKTVDIADETAVASNQSIDQAQEVISKLNNLTEHINNNSGAVESLQSRANEIGEVVNLIKDIAEQTNLLSLNAAIEAARAGEHGRGFAVVADEVRKLAERTQKATSEINISIQTLQQETDSISSSADIMSSVADESTQIIENFKEVLDNFNLNANSMKVDAEELKSEIMVTLVKIDHILFKSDTFGRVIGHKGAEGISTHTACRLGRWYINEAKERFGSTQSYKEIEKHHTLVHNCSITSSELSKNGYNEKNNTKLIEEFTVMENASTKLFELLDKMLVEYNNQSAS, encoded by the coding sequence ATGAAGAATTTATCCTCTCTTTCTAAAGTTCATTACGCCAATATCGCCATTCTCGTCACGGTATTTTGTACAACGGCGATCACATCTTTATTATACGATTTTCACTTTCTGACGGCGACTTTCAATGCGCTTAACATCATTTTGGCGCTGTTTATTTACCAGTACCTTAAAAAAGCCGAAAGAAGCATCGAAGAGTCCCAAAACGTCGTCACTAACGCCGTGGGAGGAAACTTTGAATATCGCGAGACAAATATCATAGAACATGGTGTTCTCGGTCAGCTGTCATGGGATATCGATAACTTCATGGATCAGTTCGAAGTATTTATGAGAGAGGTAAACACTGCCATAGACTATGCCTCCAAAAACAAATATTTCAGAAGGGTCAACGCAAACGGCCTGAACCACTCTTTTAAAAAGACGGCAGACAAGATAAACAAGGCCATAGATGCAATGGAGCTGGAATATAAAACACAAAAAGAGAAAAACTTCTCGACGGAGCTTGGAAAAACCGGAAAACCTCTTTCTGTCAGCTTTAAGATCATTCAAGACCAGCTCACCGACGGCGTCGAGAAACTGAACAAGACCGTCGATATAGCCGATGAAACGGCAGTTGCGTCAAACCAAAGTATAGATCAGGCGCAAGAGGTTATCTCCAAGCTCAACAACCTGACCGAACATATTAACAACAACTCAGGCGCCGTAGAATCTCTGCAAAGCAGAGCGAACGAGATCGGCGAAGTCGTAAACCTCATAAAAGATATAGCCGAGCAGACGAACCTGCTGTCTCTCAACGCTGCTATCGAAGCGGCACGTGCAGGTGAGCACGGGCGCGGATTCGCAGTTGTGGCCGATGAGGTCAGAAAACTTGCAGAGCGTACGCAAAAAGCAACCAGCGAAATAAATATCTCCATCCAGACACTCCAGCAGGAGACGGACTCCATCTCCAGCTCTGCCGATATCATGAGCAGTGTTGCAGATGAATCGACACAGATCATAGAGAACTTCAAAGAGGTTCTTGACAACTTTAACCTTAATGCCAACAGCATGAAAGTAGATGCCGAAGAGCTGAAAAGCGAGATCATGGTCACGCTTGTGAAGATCGACCACATCCTCTTTAAATCCGATACCTTCGGAAGGGTTATAGGCCATAAAGGAGCAGAAGGGATCTCCACGCACACCGCGTGCAGACTGGGACGCTGGTACATAAACGAGGCAAAAGAGCGGTTCGGTTCCACACAATCGTATAAAGAGATAGAAAAACACCATACTCTGGTTCACAACTGTTCTATCACTTCATCCGAACTCTCCAAAAACGGTTACAACGAGAAAAACAATACAAAACTCATAGAGGAGTTCACGGTAATGGAAAATGCCAGCACCAAGCTCTTCGAGCTGCTTGATAAGATGCTGGTTGAATACAACAATCAATCCGCTTCGTAA
- a CDS encoding PAS domain-containing protein: MSKPTPNNNEIVFPENNIIVSKTDTKGKITYCNELFIQMSGYEEEKLLGQPHNILRHPDMPRIVFKLLWENIQSGNEMNAYIKNLTKDGSYYWVFANVTPSFDKDNKIIGYFSVRRKADASKLEFIKNLYKQLLATEKNQGMEASMKQLQNILNEKELSYEEFILSF, encoded by the coding sequence ATGTCTAAACCTACACCCAATAACAATGAGATTGTTTTTCCTGAAAATAATATTATTGTATCCAAAACGGATACAAAAGGAAAAATAACTTATTGCAACGAACTATTTATACAGATGAGCGGATATGAGGAGGAAAAACTGTTAGGCCAGCCGCATAATATTTTAAGACATCCCGACATGCCCCGTATCGTATTCAAACTTCTCTGGGAAAATATCCAAAGCGGTAACGAGATGAACGCTTATATAAAGAACCTCACAAAAGACGGTTCGTATTACTGGGTCTTTGCCAACGTCACTCCCTCTTTTGACAAAGACAACAAGATCATCGGCTACTTTTCAGTCAGAAGAAAAGCCGATGCTTCCAAGCTCGAGTTCATAAAAAATCTATACAAGCAGCTTTTAGCGACGGAAAAGAATCAAGGGATGGAAGCTTCAATGAAACAGCTTCAAAATATTTTAAACGAAAAGGAGCTCTCTTATGAAGAATTTATCCTCTCTTTCTAA
- the raiA gene encoding ribosome-associated translation inhibitor RaiA, with protein MNISLVGRHVELTDAIKQHLNASIETLKKFHLDIISVMAVASANERKGKIGVSVEFTINLAGKNSVVIKQNETDLYAAIDIAIDRAQKALRRMHDRGTDHHKVGINEAKAQSQANGGIDLSRESENLEDEIVPVELELYKPREIGDVLEELKESGKMFEIFLDHEDKTRVLYKRNDGRFGLY; from the coding sequence ATGAATATATCATTGGTAGGGCGTCATGTAGAGCTTACAGACGCGATAAAACAACATCTAAACGCTTCGATAGAGACACTTAAAAAATTTCATCTTGACATCATATCGGTAATGGCCGTCGCTTCGGCTAACGAAAGAAAAGGAAAGATCGGAGTAAGCGTAGAGTTCACTATAAATCTTGCAGGAAAAAATTCCGTTGTCATAAAACAAAACGAAACCGATCTCTACGCTGCTATCGATATAGCGATCGACCGTGCACAAAAAGCGCTGCGCCGTATGCATGACAGGGGAACGGATCATCATAAAGTCGGCATCAACGAAGCGAAAGCGCAATCACAGGCAAACGGCGGCATCGATCTTAGCCGGGAGAGCGAAAATCTTGAAGACGAAATAGTCCCCGTCGAACTCGAACTCTATAAACCCCGTGAAATCGGAGACGTTTTAGAAGAACTCAAAGAAAGCGGCAAGATGTTCGAAATATTTTTAGACCATGAAGACAAGACCCGCGTACTCTACAAAAGAAACGACGGCCGTTTCGGACTTTACTAG
- a CDS encoding type II secretion system protein, with product MRRAFTMIELIFAIVVIAITVISLPVMMRVNQNAIEGNVVQEALFASSAKMMQVLSYPWDEHSVNSQNLASYTKVVDIPGGTASYGRAYDMYGNADVNGSFRVGHIIEDGHRRFHNFNSADAVVSTINVDDNSSIDAIDDRGATNISFENAAATATGYKKDYKMNVTISYIPDTGTPFVFPTTGNNTPSNMKLITVDIGDTNGTLTLLRAYSANIGEIDFAKRRY from the coding sequence ATGCGCCGCGCTTTTACGATGATAGAACTTATTTTTGCCATTGTCGTTATCGCTATAACGGTGATCTCGCTGCCCGTGATGATGCGGGTGAACCAAAATGCGATAGAGGGCAATGTCGTACAAGAAGCACTATTCGCGTCTTCTGCTAAAATGATGCAGGTTCTCAGCTACCCTTGGGACGAACATTCCGTAAACAGCCAGAACCTTGCTTCATACACAAAGGTCGTCGATATTCCGGGAGGAACCGCCAGCTACGGCCGAGCATACGATATGTACGGCAATGCCGACGTAAACGGAAGCTTCAGAGTCGGACATATCATCGAAGACGGACATAGAAGATTCCATAATTTCAACTCGGCAGATGCAGTCGTCTCCACCATAAACGTAGACGATAACAGCAGTATAGATGCCATCGATGACAGGGGCGCGACAAACATCAGCTTTGAGAACGCCGCCGCTACCGCGACAGGATATAAAAAAGATTACAAAATGAACGTCACCATCAGTTATATTCCCGACACGGGTACACCTTTTGTATTTCCAACAACAGGGAACAATACCCCTTCAAATATGAAACTCATAACGGTAGATATAGGCGATACAAACGGAACATTGACACTTTTAAGAGCTTACAGTGCAAATATCGGCGAGATCGATTTTGCTAAGAGGAGATACTAA
- a CDS encoding prepilin-type N-terminal cleavage/methylation domain-containing protein has protein sequence MRRKAFTMIELVFVIVVIGIIAKFGVEFLIKAYDGYIFSTVQNRLQTQTEVALEQIANRLQYRIKSSVIVRRNDNNAFKPLADAQDIPQERILEWIGYDIDGLRASSLPLWSGFIDLDANHTTAILNSPETNTSAENTLIGTLSNGTSGINDSAIFFIGANSDINGYGWLWGGGGITDQNQTMHPIQSSTASYLLASNTAGGNFSGQDIYEFYQMAWSAYALVYTGNTISNAVKYINRLDDGTANPATLFDTNGSVPLMSTAITNVTGATKNGDWTKTAANTYVVKVHNTDVTFTYDQDSGSFDCVVNATAAGEICRRLRN, from the coding sequence ATGAGACGTAAAGCGTTTACTATGATCGAACTCGTGTTCGTCATTGTCGTCATAGGTATCATAGCAAAGTTCGGGGTGGAATTCCTTATAAAAGCGTATGACGGCTACATATTCTCGACCGTTCAAAACAGACTTCAAACACAGACCGAAGTTGCATTGGAACAGATAGCCAACCGTCTTCAGTACCGCATCAAATCCTCAGTCATAGTAAGACGCAACGACAACAATGCCTTCAAACCGCTTGCCGATGCACAAGATATACCCCAAGAGAGGATATTGGAATGGATCGGTTACGATATCGACGGGCTACGAGCCTCTTCTCTTCCGCTGTGGAGCGGGTTTATAGACCTTGATGCAAACCATACTACCGCCATACTGAACTCGCCCGAAACAAACACGAGCGCGGAAAACACTCTTATCGGCACTCTCTCAAACGGAACAAGCGGTATAAATGACAGTGCAATATTTTTTATAGGCGCAAACAGTGATATCAACGGTTATGGATGGTTATGGGGCGGAGGCGGAATAACGGATCAAAACCAGACGATGCATCCTATACAATCCTCTACGGCAAGCTATCTGCTGGCATCCAATACGGCCGGAGGTAACTTTTCAGGACAGGATATATATGAGTTTTACCAGATGGCATGGAGCGCGTACGCTCTGGTTTACACCGGTAACACTATCTCCAATGCGGTAAAATACATAAACAGGCTCGATGACGGAACGGCAAATCCCGCAACGCTCTTTGATACAAACGGCAGCGTTCCCTTAATGTCTACGGCGATAACGAACGTGACGGGAGCTACGAAAAACGGCGATTGGACGAAAACCGCAGCAAACACCTATGTCGTAAAGGTGCATAATACGGATGTCACTTTTACTTATGATCAAGACAGCGGCTCGTTTGATTGTGTCGTGAACGCGACCGCCGCCGGAGAAATCTGCAGAAGGTTGAGAAATTGA
- the recG gene encoding ATP-dependent DNA helicase RecG gives MRLDKEDEARLKKLGASSCIDLALIVPHTYEDLRLHANLQAGAAQLIDATVNSIVKTPHSIKINLYVHNFSHSLEAVIFKPKPYMSKQFVQGERYFLYGVINCSGGHCIITHPKKITNAGIVTPRYKTALRNDTMMRFMQKHLTWENLRDEGIKEEYIEKILDVHFPKAVIPYRSKTGLLKEYIDSFKYLELYDNLKRLTKKKRHFPCKHKFLSDYDKWQESLPFVLTDEQLSAIEDIKEDFSKDVAAKRMIVGDVGSGKTMVMFASVMMARPYKAVLMAPTTLLANQLYEEALKFLPDLKTVLVTNKTSKVDLGEYDFIVGTHALLYRELPDISLVMIDEQHRFGTAQRSLLDKLASEGESRAHVLQFSATPIPRTQAMIQSAHIDVSLIIKTPFKKDITTHVIGKNDFSKLLEHIKEETTQGRQVLLVYPLVEESEAFNYQSINEARSYWEDKFDNVYVTHGKDKEKEKVLLDFRDNGDILIATTVVEVGISLPRLSTVVIVGAERLGLSTLHQLRGRVSRTGLKGYCYLFTYQSKSERLKQFCTTQNGFDIAELDLKFRKSGDLLKGVNQSGSEFKWIDFSEDEEIVKEVKKDLNI, from the coding sequence ATGAGACTTGATAAAGAGGATGAGGCAAGACTTAAAAAGCTTGGTGCGTCTTCTTGTATCGACTTGGCTCTTATCGTACCTCATACTTATGAGGATCTGCGTTTACACGCTAATCTGCAAGCGGGAGCCGCACAGCTTATAGATGCGACTGTGAACTCTATCGTCAAAACTCCGCATTCTATCAAAATCAATCTCTATGTCCACAACTTTTCACACTCTTTAGAAGCCGTTATATTCAAGCCAAAACCCTACATGAGCAAGCAGTTTGTACAGGGTGAGAGATATTTTCTTTACGGCGTCATCAACTGCAGCGGCGGACACTGCATAATAACGCATCCGAAAAAAATCACAAACGCAGGCATAGTGACGCCGAGGTATAAAACAGCGCTTAGAAACGACACGATGATGCGTTTTATGCAAAAGCATCTGACATGGGAAAATTTAAGAGACGAGGGGATAAAAGAGGAGTATATAGAAAAGATACTGGATGTCCATTTCCCAAAAGCCGTGATTCCCTATAGATCAAAAACAGGCCTTTTAAAAGAGTACATCGACAGTTTCAAATATCTGGAACTCTATGACAACCTGAAGCGTCTGACAAAGAAAAAAAGACATTTTCCATGCAAGCACAAGTTTCTTTCAGATTATGACAAATGGCAGGAGTCTTTACCCTTTGTTTTAACGGATGAGCAGTTGTCGGCCATAGAGGATATTAAAGAGGATTTTTCAAAAGATGTGGCTGCAAAGAGGATGATAGTAGGAGACGTGGGAAGCGGAAAAACGATGGTCATGTTTGCTTCTGTGATGATGGCAAGACCGTATAAGGCCGTTTTGATGGCACCTACGACGCTTTTGGCGAACCAGCTTTATGAAGAAGCTTTAAAGTTTCTGCCGGATTTAAAAACGGTTTTAGTAACGAATAAAACCTCCAAGGTCGATCTTGGCGAATATGATTTTATCGTCGGAACACATGCGCTGCTGTACAGAGAACTGCCCGATATCTCGCTTGTCATGATCGATGAGCAGCATCGTTTCGGAACCGCGCAGAGAAGCCTGCTCGATAAGCTTGCAAGCGAAGGAGAAAGCAGAGCGCATGTATTGCAGTTTAGTGCAACACCGATTCCTAGAACTCAGGCCATGATCCAATCGGCACATATTGACGTGAGTCTTATCATAAAGACCCCTTTTAAAAAAGATATAACGACCCATGTCATAGGAAAAAATGATTTCTCAAAACTTTTAGAACATATAAAAGAGGAAACAACGCAAGGCCGGCAGGTTCTTTTGGTTTACCCGTTAGTCGAGGAAAGCGAAGCATTCAATTACCAGAGCATCAATGAGGCGAGAAGTTACTGGGAAGATAAATTCGATAATGTCTATGTCACTCACGGCAAAGACAAAGAGAAAGAAAAAGTTCTTTTGGATTTTAGGGACAACGGCGACATCCTCATAGCTACGACGGTCGTTGAAGTCGGAATCTCTCTGCCGCGGCTTTCGACCGTGGTAATAGTCGGTGCCGAAAGGCTCGGGCTCTCGACCCTTCATCAGCTGCGCGGGCGTGTAAGCCGTACGGGGCTCAAAGGCTACTGCTACCTTTTTACATATCAAAGCAAATCTGAGAGGCTTAAACAGTTCTGCACTACGCAAAACGGTTTTGATATCGCAGAGCTCGATTTGAAGTTCCGAAAAAGCGGAGACCTGCTAAAAGGGGTAAATCAAAGCGGTTCGGAGTTTAAATGGATCGATTTTAGTGAAGATGAAGAGATCGTCAAAGAGGTAAAAAAAGACTTAAATATTTGA
- a CDS encoding type II secretion system protein yields MIANNKKAFTMLEMTFVIVVLGILAAVAIPKFTATRDDAIEARVKKQITAIRTSIENERQAHLQSVGGMENSGNGTLTLYYDYQPWKGENYTNGKSAVIMQDVDTFRFRTVGDLIKVQLCVKDSNISRDGGYSICKEKTVF; encoded by the coding sequence TTGATAGCAAATAATAAAAAAGCATTTACGATGCTGGAAATGACCTTTGTCATAGTAGTTCTTGGCATATTGGCAGCTGTCGCCATCCCAAAATTCACTGCCACCAGAGATGATGCCATCGAAGCGAGGGTCAAAAAGCAGATAACAGCCATACGCACATCCATAGAGAATGAAAGACAGGCACATCTGCAGTCTGTGGGCGGAATGGAAAACAGCGGAAACGGAACACTGACCCTTTATTATGACTATCAGCCATGGAAAGGAGAAAACTATACCAACGGTAAAAGTGCAGTGATCATGCAGGATGTCGACACTTTTAGATTCCGTACGGTAGGAGACCTCATAAAAGTTCAGCTGTGTGTGAAAGACTCAAATATCTCAAGAGACGGAGGATACTCGATATGCAAAGAAAAAACAGTATTTTAA
- the nfo gene encoding deoxyribonuclease IV → MKYVGAHTSASGGVFNAISHAQSIGAKAFALFTKNQRRWDAKPLDTQTIDKFKKLLEQSKIFPRHVLPHDSYLINLGHPEDEKREKSMEAFLDEVKRCEILGLEKLNFHPGSHLKQIDEEICLNRIADAMNMTLNKTSGVSLVLENTAGQGSNLGWKFEHLAYIIDKVEDKGRVGVCLDTCHMFTAGYDIRTREAYDITMAQFENIVGFKYLKGMHLNDSKPALGSHVDRHDSIGKGKIGLDAFKFIMNDERMDDIPLILETIDESIWAQEIKLLYSLVD, encoded by the coding sequence ATGAAATACGTAGGCGCGCACACATCGGCAAGCGGAGGGGTTTTCAACGCCATATCGCATGCACAGAGCATAGGAGCCAAAGCATTCGCGCTTTTTACGAAGAATCAGCGCAGATGGGACGCCAAACCGCTTGATACGCAGACGATAGACAAATTTAAAAAGTTGCTGGAGCAAAGCAAAATATTTCCGCGTCATGTGTTACCGCATGACTCATATCTGATCAATCTCGGACACCCCGAAGATGAAAAGCGCGAAAAGTCGATGGAAGCGTTCTTAGATGAGGTTAAAAGATGTGAAATACTGGGACTTGAAAAGCTTAATTTTCATCCCGGGAGTCATCTAAAACAGATTGATGAAGAGATCTGTCTAAACAGGATCGCAGACGCCATGAACATGACACTGAACAAGACATCGGGCGTATCGCTCGTACTTGAAAATACAGCGGGGCAGGGCAGCAATCTGGGCTGGAAGTTCGAACATCTCGCATATATCATAGATAAAGTAGAAGACAAAGGCAGAGTAGGTGTGTGTCTGGATACCTGTCATATGTTCACCGCAGGGTACGACATACGCACACGCGAAGCTTATGATATAACGATGGCGCAGTTTGAGAACATTGTCGGGTTCAAATACCTTAAAGGGATGCATCTAAACGATTCAAAACCCGCTCTGGGTTCGCATGTCGACCGCCATGACAGTATAGGCAAAGGCAAGATAGGACTCGATGCTTTTAAGTTCATCATGAACGATGAGAGGATGGATGACATACCTCTTATTTTAGAAACGATCGATGAAAGCATCTGGGCACAGGAGATAAAACTTCTTTACTCTTTGGTAGATTAA